One part of the Halobacteria archaeon AArc-dxtr1 genome encodes these proteins:
- a CDS encoding DUF555 domain-containing protein: MNCRVVVEAAVPVFDVETEDEAIRIAISKTGDMLNPDLNYVEINMGERTSPSGEELPPAFIAADEALVALELEMTVFNVEREEHASRIARKEIGQRLENIPLEVLHVEVLPDEDEGDEEPEQRDEELEADEGSDQHAGQDTDSQEPETVETDEDVLPEFEDLLE, from the coding sequence ATGAACTGCAGGGTCGTCGTCGAGGCCGCCGTGCCGGTGTTCGATGTCGAGACCGAAGACGAGGCGATCCGCATTGCGATCTCGAAGACGGGGGACATGCTAAACCCCGACCTGAACTACGTCGAGATCAACATGGGGGAGCGAACGTCCCCCTCGGGTGAGGAGCTTCCACCGGCGTTCATCGCCGCCGACGAGGCACTGGTCGCCCTCGAACTCGAGATGACGGTGTTCAACGTCGAACGCGAGGAACACGCGTCTCGAATCGCCCGAAAAGAAATCGGTCAGCGCCTCGAGAACATTCCCCTCGAGGTGCTCCACGTCGAAGTGCTACCGGACGAAGACGAGGGTGACGAGGAACCAGAGCAGCGTGATGAGGAGCTAGAAGCAGACGAAGGGAGCGACCAGCACGCGGGCCAAGACACTGACAGTCAGGAGCCTGAAACAGTCGAAACCGACGAGGACGTGCTGCCCGAGTTCGAAGACCTGCTCGAGTGA
- a CDS encoding DUF488 domain-containing protein, which translates to MAPGRLTETYVAALQHDLADLPPEASLVGVVREPTTWFHAAVDENVPALGPPADLLEEVQEAESGLKMRGLCAEEAHNAAWEQVGFESRYRTHLTKSGAAKEAIESLRDRLAEGESIALVCFENTATKRCHRSVLQELISQGRDAAD; encoded by the coding sequence ATGGCGCCAGGCCGTCTGACGGAGACGTACGTTGCGGCCCTCCAGCACGATCTGGCCGACCTCCCACCCGAAGCGTCACTGGTCGGCGTCGTCCGCGAGCCGACGACCTGGTTTCACGCCGCGGTCGACGAGAACGTCCCCGCACTGGGACCGCCCGCCGACCTGCTCGAGGAGGTTCAGGAGGCCGAGTCAGGCCTGAAGATGCGGGGTCTCTGCGCCGAGGAGGCGCACAACGCGGCCTGGGAGCAGGTCGGGTTCGAATCGCGGTATCGAACCCACCTCACGAAGTCTGGGGCGGCCAAAGAGGCGATCGAATCGCTACGAGATCGGCTCGCAGAGGGAGAGTCGATCGCGCTGGTCTGTTTCGAAAACACCGCAACGAAACGCTGTCACCGATCCGTGCTGCAAGAGCTCATCAGTCAGGGCCGCGACGCAGCCGACTGA
- the moaC gene encoding cyclic pyranopterin monophosphate synthase MoaC yields MSEDPVPADGSNPDPRDGTESDADELTHTTDEGEVQMVDVGAKPDSERRAVAAGEIRLRPSTVAAIRDDEVGKGDVLATARIGAIQAVKHTWETIPMCHQIPITNVDTAFELREERVELEVAVETTGKTGCEMEALEGVTTGLSVVWDMVKAVEKDENGQYPATAIENVRVTEKEKDEE; encoded by the coding sequence ATGTCTGAGGATCCCGTCCCCGCTGACGGGTCAAACCCGGATCCGAGAGACGGAACCGAGTCCGACGCCGACGAGCTCACCCACACCACTGACGAGGGCGAGGTGCAGATGGTCGACGTCGGCGCGAAACCCGACAGCGAGCGCCGGGCCGTCGCGGCCGGCGAGATCCGTCTCCGGCCGTCGACGGTGGCCGCGATTCGGGACGACGAGGTCGGCAAGGGAGACGTGCTCGCCACGGCCAGGATCGGCGCGATCCAGGCCGTCAAACACACCTGGGAGACGATCCCGATGTGCCACCAGATCCCGATCACGAACGTCGACACCGCCTTCGAGCTTCGAGAGGAGCGCGTCGAACTCGAGGTCGCGGTCGAGACCACCGGGAAGACGGGCTGTGAGATGGAGGCCTTAGAGGGCGTTACAACCGGTCTAAGCGTCGTCTGGGACATGGTGAAAGCCGTCGAGAAGGATGAGAACGGCCAGTACCCGGCGACCGCGATCGAGAACGTGCGCGTCACAGAGAAGGAAAAGGACGAGGAGTAA
- a CDS encoding DUF5827 family protein, translating to MPVPKSEFESLPPCDFYTPDELLENEQMYTVYEIARLLQGLDPDAEIDQETEDILLDWAIPWIMTNADDLVVAEPRTDDEPGFYGLRE from the coding sequence ATGCCCGTTCCCAAATCCGAGTTCGAGAGCCTCCCACCCTGTGACTTCTACACGCCAGATGAGTTGCTCGAGAACGAACAGATGTACACCGTCTACGAGATCGCCAGGCTGCTCCAGGGGCTCGACCCGGATGCCGAGATCGATCAGGAGACCGAGGATATCCTGCTCGACTGGGCGATTCCGTGGATTATGACCAACGCCGACGATCTCGTGGTCGCCGAACCGCGAACCGACGATGAGCCCGGCTTCTACGGACTCCGGGAGTGA
- a CDS encoding mechanosensitive ion channel has product MDWQTLVDEPAVIAAAVLVLGFVVGYLVGRLNRELLRAAGVPEAVEGTPFERTAQSIGTSTVDIVARISSWFIYGIAILTAIHIAQLLDTDAFWLRVTEFIPQVFIAVLVLIVGFIVADKAELIVSEYLRGVKLPEVAILPKVVKYSVLYVVFLIALGQIGVQVLALLVLLTVYAAGIVIVGAYAFKDFLVSSAVGLYLLLNQPYSIGDRIKVGDQVGIVQEVDLFVTKIEDDSEEYIVPNRKIFEDGVVRIRD; this is encoded by the coding sequence ATGGACTGGCAGACGCTCGTCGACGAACCCGCGGTGATCGCCGCAGCGGTGCTCGTCCTGGGGTTCGTCGTGGGCTATCTCGTCGGTCGATTGAACCGGGAGCTCCTCCGGGCCGCCGGCGTTCCGGAGGCCGTCGAAGGAACGCCCTTCGAGCGGACAGCCCAGAGCATCGGCACGTCGACGGTCGACATCGTTGCACGAATCAGCTCCTGGTTCATCTACGGCATCGCGATCCTGACGGCGATCCACATCGCCCAGCTGCTCGATACGGACGCGTTCTGGCTCCGGGTAACGGAGTTCATCCCGCAGGTGTTCATCGCCGTCCTCGTGCTCATCGTCGGCTTCATCGTCGCCGACAAGGCCGAGTTGATCGTCAGCGAGTACCTTCGGGGCGTCAAGCTTCCGGAGGTAGCGATTCTCCCGAAGGTCGTCAAGTACTCCGTCCTCTACGTCGTCTTCCTCATCGCGCTCGGCCAGATCGGCGTCCAGGTGCTGGCCCTGCTCGTCCTGTTGACCGTCTACGCGGCGGGAATCGTCATCGTCGGCGCGTACGCATTTAAGGACTTTCTCGTCTCGAGTGCCGTCGGGCTGTATCTCCTGTTGAACCAGCCCTACAGCATCGGCGACCGGATCAAAGTCGGCGATCAGGTCGGCATCGTCCAGGAGGTCGACCTCTTCGTCACCAAGATCGAAGACGACTCGGAGGAGTATATCGTCCCCAACCGGAAAATCTTCGAGGACGGCGTCGTCCGGATTCGCGACTGA
- a CDS encoding 8-oxoguanine DNA glycosylase, with amino-acid sequence METGTIPLDDLAGGLDLYRTLESGQSYLWRRADGGMYDDDGVTDRWYRTVADEEVVAVRQRGDVLEWAGTADVEPIVRRRLRLDDDLDAIVAACPDDPLLGEAYEATRGLRLVGDPPFGTLISFICSAQMRVGRIHQMVSALAREYGDAVAFDGETVHAFPTPDQLAAATEEELRDLGLGYRAPYVVRTAEMVADGEAHPADARDLEYEPARDHLTQFVGVGDKVADCILLFSLGFDEAVPLDTWIKSAIEDHYPDCDRGSYAATSRAIRERLGGEYAGYAQTYLFDYLRTGRTEA; translated from the coding sequence ATGGAAACGGGGACGATCCCACTCGACGATCTCGCCGGCGGCCTCGATCTCTACCGAACGTTAGAGAGCGGCCAGAGCTACCTGTGGCGGCGCGCCGACGGTGGGATGTACGACGACGACGGCGTCACTGACCGCTGGTATCGGACCGTCGCCGACGAGGAGGTCGTCGCGGTCAGACAGCGCGGCGACGTCTTAGAGTGGGCGGGAACCGCGGACGTCGAACCGATCGTCCGCCGGCGACTCCGTCTCGACGACGACCTCGACGCGATCGTGGCGGCGTGTCCAGACGATCCTCTCTTGGGGGAGGCCTACGAGGCCACGCGCGGGCTACGGCTGGTCGGTGATCCGCCGTTTGGAACCCTCATCTCCTTTATTTGCTCGGCCCAGATGCGTGTCGGTCGCATCCATCAGATGGTCTCCGCGCTCGCCCGCGAGTACGGCGATGCGGTCGCCTTCGACGGCGAGACCGTCCACGCGTTCCCGACGCCCGACCAACTCGCCGCCGCGACGGAGGAGGAACTCCGCGACCTCGGGCTGGGATACCGCGCCCCCTACGTCGTCCGCACGGCGGAGATGGTCGCAGACGGCGAAGCTCACCCGGCAGACGCTCGGGATCTCGAGTACGAGCCAGCCCGCGACCACCTCACACAGTTCGTCGGTGTCGGTGACAAAGTGGCCGACTGCATCCTGTTGTTCTCGCTTGGCTTCGACGAGGCAGTCCCCTTAGACACCTGGATCAAATCGGCGATCGAAGACCACTATCCGGACTGTGATCGCGGCTCGTACGCTGCGACCTCACGGGCGATCCGGGAGCGCCTCGGCGGCGAGTACGCGGGGTATGCCCAGACCTATCTCTTCGACTACCTCAGAACCGGGCGAACAGAAGCGTAA
- a CDS encoding AI-2E family transporter yields the protein MSDRHGLSKWLSDSAGLALLAFASAVLAALIVLPYVQYVLLGAVLAYIFAPAQRRLERYVRSGVAALVLVAVAILAIILPTMYLLAVALREALEVVAAVQDGQLSMGDIERQLEAIGYAGDMGDLYDAYQEPISTGIQGLASSALGFIGGLPNILIGLTVTLFVLFGLLRDRRRFLAWVRWVLPVEEELQRELFAEIDQLMWASVVGNVAVAAIQAVLLGIGLYLLGVPAVAFLTVATFVLALLPLVGAFGVWVPVTIYLLIVGRPVAAAMLVVYGSLVSASDTYLRPALIGRTSAFNSAIVVVGIFGGLVVFGAVGLFIGPVVLGGAKVTLDVFAEQRAAAMNEESHADPQTVADSSRYLRIGGVPGVDTASSGVQDAVEESETSEDNGDGTASENSDIDSSPETDDDRR from the coding sequence ATGTCCGACCGACACGGCCTGTCGAAGTGGCTCTCAGATAGCGCGGGGCTCGCCCTCCTCGCGTTCGCGAGCGCCGTTCTGGCGGCACTCATCGTCCTGCCTTACGTCCAGTACGTGCTGCTGGGTGCGGTGCTCGCGTACATCTTCGCGCCCGCACAGCGACGCCTCGAGCGCTACGTCCGATCGGGCGTCGCAGCGCTCGTGCTCGTCGCCGTCGCGATCCTCGCGATCATCCTGCCGACGATGTACCTCCTGGCCGTCGCGCTCCGGGAGGCGCTCGAAGTGGTCGCCGCCGTCCAGGACGGACAGTTGTCGATGGGGGATATCGAGCGTCAGCTCGAGGCGATCGGCTACGCCGGCGACATGGGCGACCTGTACGACGCCTACCAGGAACCGATCTCGACCGGCATCCAAGGGCTCGCGAGCAGCGCGCTCGGGTTCATCGGCGGGCTTCCGAACATCCTCATCGGTCTCACCGTGACACTGTTCGTCCTGTTCGGGCTGTTGCGCGACCGGCGTCGGTTTCTGGCGTGGGTACGGTGGGTCCTGCCGGTCGAGGAGGAGCTCCAGCGAGAGCTGTTCGCCGAGATCGACCAGCTGATGTGGGCGTCAGTGGTCGGGAACGTCGCCGTCGCGGCGATCCAGGCGGTACTGCTCGGAATCGGTCTCTACCTGCTCGGAGTGCCGGCCGTGGCGTTTCTCACTGTCGCAACGTTCGTCCTGGCGCTCCTCCCGCTTGTCGGCGCATTCGGCGTCTGGGTTCCAGTCACGATCTACCTGCTGATAGTCGGACGACCCGTCGCAGCCGCGATGCTCGTCGTGTACGGATCGCTCGTCAGCGCCTCAGATACCTATCTCCGTCCTGCACTCATCGGGCGAACGAGCGCGTTCAACTCGGCGATCGTCGTCGTCGGAATCTTCGGCGGACTGGTCGTCTTCGGCGCTGTCGGACTGTTTATCGGCCCGGTCGTCCTCGGCGGGGCGAAGGTCACGCTCGACGTGTTCGCAGAGCAGCGGGCAGCCGCGATGAACGAGGAGAGCCACGCGGATCCCCAGACGGTGGCAGATTCGAGCCGATATCTCCGAATCGGTGGAGTTCCCGGCGTCGACACCGCCTCGTCAGGAGTTCAAGACGCGGTGGAGGAGTCGGAGACGTCGGAAGACAACGGTGACGGAACCGCATCCGAGAATTCGGACATCGATTCATCACCCGAAACTGACGACGATAGACGGTGA
- a CDS encoding acylphosphatase — MADRVRTHVFVSGTVQGVYYRANTRETARNAGVDGWVRNLADGRVEAVFEGPTDAVESVVEWCHEGSPAADVASVDVEHEEPEGIEGFEIRY, encoded by the coding sequence ATGGCCGATCGAGTCCGCACACACGTCTTCGTCTCGGGAACCGTTCAGGGCGTTTACTACCGTGCGAACACCCGCGAAACCGCCCGCAATGCGGGCGTCGACGGCTGGGTTCGAAACCTCGCCGACGGCCGCGTCGAGGCGGTCTTCGAGGGACCCACAGATGCGGTCGAGTCGGTGGTCGAGTGGTGTCACGAGGGGTCGCCCGCGGCTGACGTCGCGAGCGTCGACGTCGAGCACGAGGAACCCGAGGGAATCGAGGGCTTCGAGATCCGGTACTGA
- a CDS encoding DUF5912 domain-containing protein has protein sequence MAGLDDVFEDLFASVDAVVLFSPSGSYYERLAAVDDLEVIVVGTENTVGAGAFVELPLEFEEVAERVKFGLEGALEQDFVEDGDELACATSVFADGIDTVSRVRANADDHTGIYDLFAKSRADPEVVKAVLELAVELGKKGQKGKPVGALFIVGDAGKVMNKSRPLSYNPFEKSHVHVGDQIVNVMLKEFSRLDGAFVISDSGKIVSAYRYLEPSAEGVDIPKGLGARHMAGGAITRDTNAIAIVLSESDGMVRAFKGGEILLEVDPEAY, from the coding sequence ATGGCCGGATTAGACGACGTCTTCGAGGATCTCTTTGCCAGCGTGGACGCCGTGGTGCTGTTTTCCCCCAGCGGCTCCTACTACGAGCGTCTCGCCGCCGTCGACGACCTCGAGGTGATCGTCGTCGGAACCGAAAACACGGTCGGTGCTGGCGCGTTCGTCGAGCTACCCCTGGAGTTCGAAGAGGTCGCCGAGCGCGTCAAGTTCGGACTCGAGGGCGCTCTCGAGCAGGATTTCGTCGAGGACGGCGACGAACTTGCCTGTGCGACGAGCGTCTTCGCCGACGGAATCGACACCGTCTCGCGTGTCCGGGCCAATGCGGACGACCACACCGGGATCTACGACCTGTTTGCGAAGTCCCGGGCCGATCCGGAGGTGGTCAAGGCAGTTCTGGAACTCGCAGTCGAACTCGGCAAGAAAGGACAGAAAGGGAAACCGGTCGGCGCGCTGTTCATCGTCGGCGACGCGGGGAAGGTGATGAACAAGTCCCGACCGCTGTCGTACAACCCCTTCGAGAAGTCCCACGTCCACGTCGGTGACCAGATCGTCAACGTGATGTTAAAGGAGTTCTCCCGGCTCGACGGCGCGTTCGTCATCTCGGATTCGGGGAAGATCGTCTCCGCCTACCGCTACCTAGAGCCTTCAGCAGAGGGGGTCGACATCCCGAAGGGGCTCGGGGCCCGGCACATGGCCGGCGGAGCGATCACGCGGGATACGAACGCGATCGCGATCGTCCTCTCGGAGAGCGACGGGATGGTGCGTGCGTTCAAGGGCGGAGAGATCCTGTTGGAGGTCGACCCGGAGGCGTACTGA
- a CDS encoding MBL fold metallo-hydrolase: MITNLAADVHAFTSNAFLVTGERTVVVDTGANFDAVAAIEKHVDDIDAVVLTHTHRDHVGNLDAVKSAFGVDAWGQDPSVDGVDHAIEDDERVQLGDHEYRAMHTPGHKEDHLCFYAQGPGILFSGDLLFANGSYGRTDLPGGDREELVLSLHDLLDAVDEDLSELHTGHGESVTDRPHDHVELATRIALNE, from the coding sequence GTGATTACGAATCTCGCAGCCGACGTTCACGCCTTTACGAGCAACGCCTTCCTCGTGACCGGCGAGCGCACCGTTGTGGTCGATACGGGTGCGAACTTCGACGCGGTCGCTGCCATCGAGAAACACGTCGACGACATCGATGCAGTCGTCCTCACGCATACACACCGCGATCACGTCGGGAATCTCGATGCCGTCAAATCGGCGTTCGGCGTCGACGCCTGGGGCCAGGACCCCTCGGTCGACGGCGTCGATCACGCGATCGAAGACGACGAGCGCGTCCAGCTCGGTGACCACGAGTACCGGGCGATGCACACGCCGGGACACAAGGAGGATCACCTCTGTTTCTACGCACAGGGGCCGGGAATCCTCTTTTCGGGCGACCTGCTCTTTGCGAACGGCAGCTACGGCCGAACCGATCTTCCTGGCGGCGACCGAGAGGAACTGGTGCTTAGCCTCCACGACCTCTTAGACGCCGTCGACGAGGATCTCTCGGAGCTCCACACCGGGCACGGAGAGAGCGTCACCGATCGCCCTCACGACCACGTCGAACTCGCCACGCGGATTGCGTTAAACGAGTGA
- a CDS encoding NAD(P)H-hydrate dehydratase, which yields MITGERMAAVDENAAALGVPRKQLMESSGRAVADVVREVAPEGATVAIVAGRGNNGGDAFVAARFLDGAGASSGYDVSTILLGHSDRIGTEIARENWDALRKGGYELQTVTDSSNFELPDCDVVVDAMLGTGISGDLREPAATAAAAINAADATVVAVDVPSGFDANAGDHADNGVEADHVVTFHDAKPGLSALATDVTVADIGIPAAAERDVGPGDIRLARPDGRTGRPYVIGGGPYTGAPALAAQAALRAGAELAFVAAPETVAGEIQSYAEDLIVQPYEEDVLTPDRAGDLLETAQQYDNVVVLGPGLGTDDETLAAARQFLAGYDGLAVVDADALAVVPEVETDATLVCTPNRGELARMGGPDVDDLAAAADEVESFAAELGHVVLAKGANDVITDGERTRISRSGTAGMRVGGTGDTLAGIVAALLEHAEPLDAAAAGAHVNGLAGEALAERDAYGFLASELLAQLPAVLWGRGDDDV from the coding sequence ATGATCACCGGTGAGCGGATGGCCGCCGTCGACGAGAACGCTGCGGCCCTGGGAGTTCCCCGCAAGCAACTGATGGAGTCGAGCGGACGCGCCGTCGCCGACGTCGTCCGTGAGGTCGCTCCCGAGGGCGCCACCGTCGCGATCGTCGCCGGCCGGGGCAACAACGGTGGCGACGCGTTCGTCGCGGCCCGATTTCTCGACGGCGCTGGCGCGAGTTCGGGCTACGACGTTTCGACGATCTTGCTCGGCCACTCCGACCGAATCGGTACCGAGATCGCCCGGGAGAACTGGGACGCACTCCGAAAGGGCGGCTACGAGCTGCAAACGGTCACCGATTCCAGCAACTTCGAGCTTCCGGACTGCGACGTCGTCGTCGACGCGATGCTCGGAACCGGCATCAGTGGCGACCTCCGCGAGCCGGCGGCGACCGCTGCCGCGGCGATCAACGCCGCCGACGCGACTGTCGTCGCCGTCGACGTCCCCTCCGGGTTCGACGCCAACGCGGGCGACCACGCCGACAACGGCGTCGAAGCCGACCACGTCGTCACCTTTCACGACGCGAAACCCGGCCTCTCCGCGCTCGCGACAGACGTGACGGTCGCGGATATCGGCATCCCAGCCGCCGCCGAGCGCGATGTCGGCCCTGGAGACATCCGCCTGGCCCGTCCCGATGGCCGGACGGGCCGACCCTACGTCATCGGCGGCGGCCCCTACACCGGCGCGCCGGCGCTCGCCGCCCAGGCGGCTCTTCGGGCCGGCGCGGAGCTCGCCTTCGTTGCTGCCCCTGAAACCGTTGCCGGCGAGATTCAGAGCTACGCCGAGGACCTCATCGTGCAGCCCTACGAGGAGGACGTGCTCACGCCGGATCGAGCCGGCGACCTGCTCGAAACCGCCCAGCAGTACGACAACGTCGTCGTTCTGGGGCCGGGACTGGGAACCGACGACGAGACGCTCGCGGCGGCTCGACAATTCCTCGCCGGCTACGACGGTCTCGCGGTCGTCGACGCCGACGCGCTCGCGGTCGTCCCGGAAGTCGAGACCGACGCGACGCTGGTCTGTACGCCAAATCGGGGCGAACTCGCACGGATGGGCGGCCCCGACGTCGACGATCTCGCCGCAGCCGCCGACGAGGTCGAGTCGTTCGCGGCCGAGCTGGGTCACGTGGTCCTCGCGAAGGGGGCGAACGACGTGATCACCGACGGCGAACGCACCCGGATCAGCCGGTCCGGGACCGCCGGCATGAGAGTCGGCGGCACCGGTGACACGCTCGCGGGGATCGTCGCGGCGCTCCTGGAACACGCCGAGCCCCTCGACGCCGCCGCTGCTGGCGCTCACGTCAACGGGCTCGCGGGCGAGGCACTCGCCGAGCGCGACGCGTACGGCTTTCTCGCCTCCGAACTGCTCGCACAACTGCCCGCCGTTCTGTGGGGCAGAGGTGACGACGATGTCTGA
- a CDS encoding phosphomannomutase, which yields MTLFGTAGIRGPVAETVTPDLALAVGRAVGDSGETVVVGCDGRETGTALAAAVEAGLTSAGADVRRIGQVPTPALAFASQGRRGVMLTASHNPPADNGIKLFDDGIEYDRAAERAVDRAVQSDASATAAWDEWGDTERIDVLDTYRQAVADYVRDEFDGDAGGDFGDGDGNPSAGDRPLSGLSVAVDCGNGVGALATPQVLDRLGADVVALNATVDGHFPARGSKPTPETLTDFSAFLAAGSFDLGLAHDGDADRLVVLGPDGEVVHEDTILAVVAAHYARTATCEDPVVVTTPNASARIDERVREAGGRIERVRLGALHEGIARELNAGDDETDVVFAAEPWKHIHPAFGGWIDGVASAAVVAALVADAGDVATLRAPVTERPYRKVSVPCPESRKQEVMATLETALADAIPATTVETEYGVRLEFADASWVLVRPSGTEPYVRIYAESDAVDELVADARAVVEVAIDDTGS from the coding sequence ATGACACTGTTCGGGACGGCCGGCATCCGGGGCCCCGTCGCGGAGACCGTGACGCCGGACCTCGCGCTGGCGGTAGGACGTGCCGTCGGGGATTCGGGTGAGACGGTCGTCGTCGGCTGCGACGGCCGCGAGACCGGAACCGCGCTCGCCGCGGCGGTCGAAGCCGGACTCACCAGCGCGGGCGCTGACGTCCGTCGCATCGGGCAGGTGCCGACGCCGGCGCTCGCGTTCGCCTCGCAGGGTCGACGTGGCGTCATGCTCACCGCGAGTCACAATCCGCCCGCGGACAACGGCATCAAGCTCTTCGACGACGGTATCGAGTACGACCGGGCGGCCGAACGCGCCGTCGACCGGGCCGTCCAGTCGGACGCCTCGGCGACCGCCGCCTGGGACGAGTGGGGCGACACCGAGCGTATCGATGTCCTCGACACCTACCGCCAGGCCGTCGCCGACTACGTTCGCGACGAGTTCGACGGCGACGCCGGAGGAGATTTCGGTGACGGCGACGGGAATCCGAGTGCCGGTGACCGCCCCCTCTCCGGGCTCTCGGTCGCCGTCGACTGCGGCAACGGCGTCGGCGCGCTCGCGACGCCACAGGTGTTGGATCGCCTCGGCGCCGACGTCGTCGCACTGAACGCGACCGTCGACGGCCACTTCCCCGCCCGCGGGAGCAAACCCACTCCCGAGACGCTCACCGACTTCTCTGCCTTTCTCGCCGCGGGCAGCTTCGATTTGGGGCTGGCCCACGACGGCGACGCCGACCGCCTGGTCGTCCTCGGTCCCGACGGGGAAGTCGTCCACGAGGATACGATTCTCGCGGTTGTCGCCGCCCACTACGCCCGAACTGCCACGTGCGAGGATCCCGTGGTCGTCACCACGCCGAACGCCTCCGCCCGGATCGACGAGCGCGTTCGCGAGGCTGGCGGTCGCATCGAGCGCGTCCGACTGGGGGCGCTCCACGAGGGGATCGCCCGCGAACTGAACGCTGGCGACGACGAGACGGACGTCGTCTTCGCCGCCGAGCCCTGGAAGCACATCCACCCCGCTTTCGGCGGCTGGATCGACGGCGTCGCGAGCGCGGCCGTCGTCGCCGCGCTGGTCGCCGACGCTGGCGACGTGGCGACGCTGCGTGCACCGGTCACCGAACGTCCCTACCGAAAGGTGAGCGTTCCCTGCCCCGAATCGCGAAAGCAGGAAGTGATGGCGACGCTCGAGACGGCACTCGCAGACGCGATCCCAGCGACGACTGTCGAGACGGAGTACGGCGTCCGCCTCGAGTTCGCCGACGCGTCGTGGGTCCTCGTTCGGCCAAGCGGTACCGAGCCCTACGTTCGGATCTACGCCGAGAGCGACGCCGTCGACGAGTTGGTCGCCGACGCTCGTGCGGTCGTCGAGGTGGCGATCGACGACACCGGATCATAA
- the cdd gene encoding cytidine deaminase, which produces MITRLGTPARHSVHAAGRKRGDMSTNTESLVDAAREIQAAAHVPYSEYRVGAALETADGAVYVGCNLENANYSNSLHAEEVAVAEAVKEGHREFARIAVSSDRRDGVTPCGMCRQTLAEFCDDDLTVICDEGDSVTEYTLGELLPNTISEEMLDD; this is translated from the coding sequence ATCATAACACGTCTCGGAACTCCCGCTCGGCACAGCGTTCATGCAGCTGGTCGAAAAAGAGGAGACATGAGCACGAACACGGAGTCGCTTGTAGACGCCGCCCGCGAGATTCAGGCAGCCGCCCACGTTCCCTACTCGGAGTACCGGGTCGGTGCGGCGCTCGAAACCGCCGACGGCGCGGTCTACGTCGGCTGTAATCTCGAGAACGCAAACTACAGCAACAGCCTCCACGCCGAGGAGGTCGCCGTCGCGGAAGCGGTCAAGGAGGGCCACCGCGAGTTCGCCCGGATCGCCGTCAGCTCGGATCGGCGCGACGGGGTCACTCCCTGTGGAATGTGCCGTCAGACGCTCGCGGAGTTTTGCGACGACGACCTCACGGTCATCTGTGACGAGGGCGACTCGGTCACCGAGTACACGCTCGGCGAGTTGCTTCCGAACACGATCTCCGAGGAGATGCTCGACGACTGA
- a CDS encoding nucleoside phosphorylase, with product MTGDSEDPNADVQYHLEVGAGDVADTVLLPGNPERVEKIVDCWDHHEERAHHREYRTATGTYQETQISVTSTGIGGPSAAIAVEELARVGADTFIRVGSCGALRAEASVGDLVITTGAVRQEGTSDEYVREDYPATADYEVVSALVAAAERLGYEYHTGLTVSTDSFYAGQGRPGFEGFEAANSDTLLDQLRDANVTNVEMEASAILTLASIYGLRAGAVCSVYANRETGEFRTEGEYRAAETAALATHLLAKMDATKREAGVDRWHAGLSIE from the coding sequence ATGACTGGCGACAGCGAGGATCCCAACGCAGATGTCCAGTACCATCTCGAAGTCGGCGCCGGCGACGTTGCAGACACCGTACTGCTGCCCGGCAACCCCGAGCGCGTCGAGAAGATCGTTGACTGCTGGGACCATCACGAAGAGCGTGCCCACCACCGCGAGTACCGGACCGCGACCGGAACCTACCAGGAGACGCAGATCTCCGTCACTTCGACGGGGATCGGCGGGCCGTCGGCCGCAATCGCTGTCGAAGAACTCGCCCGGGTCGGCGCCGACACCTTCATCCGGGTCGGCTCGTGTGGGGCGCTCCGGGCCGAGGCCTCCGTCGGCGACCTCGTGATCACCACCGGCGCTGTCCGCCAGGAGGGAACCAGCGACGAGTACGTCCGTGAGGACTACCCCGCAACCGCCGACTACGAGGTCGTCTCGGCGCTCGTCGCGGCCGCCGAGCGACTCGGCTACGAGTACCACACCGGGCTGACGGTGAGCACCGATTCCTTCTATGCCGGCCAGGGCCGGCCCGGTTTCGAGGGGTTCGAGGCTGCAAATTCAGACACCCTCCTGGATCAGCTTCGAGATGCGAACGTGACGAACGTAGAGATGGAGGCCAGCGCCATTCTGACGCTCGCCTCGATCTACGGACTGCGTGCAGGGGCGGTGTGTTCGGTTTACGCCAATCGCGAGACCGGCGAGTTCCGCACCGAAGGAGAGTACCGTGCAGCCGAAACCGCCGCACTGGCGACGCACCTGCTCGCGAAGATGGACGCGACAAAGCGCGAGGCCGGCGTCGATCGGTGGCACGCTGGCCTCTCGATCGAGTGA